ATGGTCAATACCTAAAGCAGCTTGCCAGCCTCTTGCGAGCAGTCGCACATCCGCCAGCAATCACCGAGACGGTCATTGTCCTCAGCATTGTTGAGGCCGTGAGGCGATCACATCTGACAGCCGCCCAGGTCCTTCAGATCCTGTCCAGACCGGCTGCGGTCGTGCTTCTGCGCGTCCCTACCCGCGGATTTGAGCAAGCTCTCGGGCTGATGATCGAGCATGGCGTCATTGGGCCCGCCATGCGCCTGCGGGATGGCGGAGGCGGATACTCTCTGAGCAGGCGCGTACACTCCGGTCAGGAATCACACGATCAGACCACGCTGATTACTTTCCGAAACGGTGAAGTTATAAACCAGAGCAGTGAGAATCGACGCCAATTGTTGGCCAAGGCACTCTCCACCGGGAGACCCGTTCTGGTGGCTGCCGAGGACGAAGAGGTGTGGCCTGATCGCGTGACATCAAGCGCGGACCTGATCCTCGATGCGCCAAAAATCGATTGGCAGCTCCTCAGCCACGCAATCGAGATCACGACAGGGCACTCACGCGTCGCCGTGGAAGAGGCCGCCCGGGACTACACGATCGATATGTGCAGTCTCGGTCTCGATGATCTCGCACTGGCGATCAAGCCCGGACGCACCATTAGCAACGTCCTCAGCCGACTGGAAAGTTTTGCGCAAGAGCATGCTGACGTCCAGCGCGACGACGAAGGAGCCGGGTCCGCCAAGCAGACTGCTGCTAGCGGGGAGCGAAGCCGAACCTCGAGCAGTTCAGAACGCAGCCGCCGTGCCGACAAAACGCTGTCGATGGATATCATCCAGCCAGCACAACGGCCAACAAAAGCAAAGGGCGAGCGAGTAGATGAACCGTATCTGTGCATTGAGCAACTCGCAGGTTATGGCGATGCTCGTCAGTGGGCAATCGATCTCAAAACAGATCTTAGCATCTGGCGTGCCAAAAAGCTGGCGTGGGCAGACATGAGCACCAAGCTACTGCTAAGTGGTCCGCCTGGGACCGGCAAAACAACGTATGCTCGGGCACTGTGCAACTCGCTGGCGATCCCGCTGATCGCAACCTCAGTCGGACACTGGCTGGAGCCGGGCTATCTCGGAGATGTGCTCAAGCGGATGACGGCCGTTTTTGACGCGGCCAGAGAGCATGCGCCGGTCATCCTGTTCGTCGACGAGATCGACGGGATTGGTCGACGAGACAGCGGTTCAGGGCGCAGCTACGATGACTATTGGATCGCAGTCATAAACAGGATGCTGGAACTCCTCGACGGCGCGGTGAGGTCAGAAGGCATCATCGTCGTCGGCGCGACCAATCGGCCCGGCGTAATCGATCCGGCAATCCGCCGGTCAGGGCGACTGGAGCGGCATATCGAGATCCCGCCTCCCGACATGACTGCGCTAGAAGGTATTTTCCGCCATCACCTCGGTGCAGATCTGGATGGGGTGCTAGCGAGTGCACACAAAGCTGGTTCAAAGCGGAGCAATCAGTCGCAGGGAGTGGCCTATGCTACACGTTGACCGAACTGGGAACAACAAACGCTGCCCCCGGCGCACTGATCGGCAGGCAGCCCTTCGCCACCTGGCTCTTGCAGCCCAAGGCATGACCGGCGCTGATATCGCACGTCTGATCCGGGACGCACGCGGGATTGCTCGTCGCGCAAAACGCAAGCTTCGCTACAGCGATGTTTTGGAGGTGCTCGATCGACAGATTGGCTCGGTGCCTCCAGATGTACGTTGGCGGATTTCAGTTCACGAGGCAGGCCATGCGGTGGCGTTCGCAACCCTCGGCATCGCAGAGGTCCAGTCGGTCACCACCGGTCGCGGTGACGGGGGTGCAACATCGGTTCGATGGCCTGAGGTGATGCCCCAGACTGAGCATGGTGTGATGCAGGTTATCACCTGCTATCTCGCAGGACGTGCAGCAGAGAGCCTCATCTTCAACGAGACGTTGATCGGTCACGGCGGCAGCGATGGTAGCGACCTTGAGATCGCAACCACAAACGCGGTTCGTCTTGAGACAGTGCTCGGATGCTCCGGGGATCTGCCTCTTGTTTACATGCCGAGTGAACGCCCACAACACGACCTTCGCTACGATCGGGGGCTTGCAGTGCGGGTCAACAAACGTCTCGAAGAAGCTCTAGGTACGGCGATGTCCATCGTCACCCGTCATCAAGACGCCTTGCTCCGCCTGGCCCGGGAGCTGGATCACCGCCGTTACCTAGACGGCGCGGCGGTACGGGACATCCTCGGGCGCGATGAGGGCAGATCTGTATGAACGCCGTTAGCGGCCTCCCCCGGGCGAATGGTCTAAGTTCGTCCGGGCCTCGTCTTGTGGTGTTTTAGATAGGGAGGGACGCGGATCAGTACATCTTGGTATGCTGGCAAAGCGGTATACCAGCAGGAAAGATCGTGAGACCGGTAAACTGCGTTCAGATACATTGCACATTACCGATTCCGATTTTGACACTATCGATTCAAACTGCAGCCCAGCCGATTCAGAAGCAAACGCCGTCTTCGCAATTGTCGAACTGCATGCCGCCTGTGCTGTCGTGGACCGCATCTTCCTTTGGGTCGATCTTGGACGCGAAGTTTCGGCATTTGTAGCAAACGCCGTGCGAGAGATGCCGCGATCAGGCCGGTCCGGTCATTGACGCCGACCAAAATCCGCCTGAGCCTAGATGCAGGTGCAACAAAGTAACCCAAAATCCATGACTATAGATAATCCGACAACGACACATACCAAGGTGGATGTGCCCCCCTCTCGCCTGCTCGCCAATTGCCACATCCCTCATGACGGCTCAGAGGCCTCGTCACCGACCGAAGCCGGGCAAACAGCGGCCCGCACATCAGCTTTCTGCACATCCTTTGTCAAGTTCGCCCCATCTGTCGCACTCGGTAGCCTCTACGTCAGCCAGCCGGTCTTTCACGGTAAAGCAATCGCGATTGAACTAAGTCAGGGAATGATCCGAGGCGCTATCGATTCCGTCACCGGCGATCAGAGGCGGTTAGAGCGCATTTGCGAGATCCACGCGTTAGAACTGCATCGCGCCTATACCACACTGACGACACGATACGGCGGCGATTGCATCAGGCTGGACGGCCGAATGGTGCAGCTGAATGCGGAGCTGCCGAGCTTCGTCGACATCCATCGCATCCTGCTCCTTGATCGGGGGCAGATCCTCTTCGAGCGGCCATATCAGGAGCAGATTTTCGAGGAAGACTACGGGCATGTCCCGCGCTTGGTCACGTCAATCAGATGTGTCGAGGAGACGGACAGACTGACTCAGGATTGGACCTCAGCAATGATCAGGGCGAACGTTCTCGACGACGCGGAACCTGTCCGTATTCAAGGTTTTTTGTGGCTGCCCTTCCGCGCTGACCGTTATCGACCGTCCGTTTTCAAGGAGTATGATCCGGCGCGTTTCTCAGAACTTGAGGCTTGTACGCTCAGCAGCGATCTGGTTCGCGGCAAGGTCGGCAATGTCGTCTACATCCGAGGGCTAGGTGACTGAGATGCTCGACGCACTATTTACACCCCCCACAGACAGTCGGGCTGCCGAGTGGGATCGCCGGGTCTGCGATTTCTGCTCACAAGCGATCTCCGTCTGTCGATCACACTCACTGCCAACGCCGTCTCCGATTCCACATTCGATATCTTCGATTCTCGGACGAACGCCGTTTGCGGGGGGAGGCTAAGATGGCGAGATCACGCACTCAGCGCCTGCGAGACCAGCGAGAGCGCCAGCAGACCTACCGCGATGAGCAGCGACGGCTCCGGCGACCGGGCCGCGACGACATCGCCCGCGTCGCCCTCCGATGGCTCATCCTCGGAACAGCCAAACTCGCCGAGCGGGAAGGCAATCCCGCGCGGATGAACAAGGTCGAGACCGATATCTTGGAAGCCTTGGTCGAGCAGGGCTTTGACAGGTCTGCCTCTGATGCAGCGCTTGGCGACCTCATCGACAGATACGTCGACGGCAAATGGGATTTCCGGCGCAAAGTGCATCTTGGGATCGGTCCCGAGCCGGACGAATGACCAGTCCCTTAAGTGGCCAAAGGCGATGCGGCAGGCAACTGGCGCATCGCAAACGCCGTCTGCAGTCTAAGTGCCCTATCCCCCCATTACTTCATAAAACGCCGTTTGCACCAGAATCGTGGGAAGCGGGCCCCTTGTGGCAGTAGGTGCCATTCACTAACTGGCGAGGATCATTGGGGGTACCATGACCGCAAAAAACGCCAAAACCGCTATTATCTACGCACGCTACTCGACGGATCGACAGACAGATGTGTCCATCGAGACCCAGGTCGAACTGTGTCAAAACTTCATCGCAGACCGTGGCTGGCAGTTGCTCGACACTTACTCTGACAGAGCGATCAGCGGCTCCAACTATCTGACCAGACCGGGCATCCAGCGCGTTCTGAACCGCATCAAGAGTAGCAAAGTGGATGTCGTTCTGTGCGTTACTGTCGACCGTGTCTCCCGCGACGCTGAGCACGGCAATGGATTCCTCAAGCGCCTTCGCTACAACAGCACCGAACTTTGGACGGTGCACGGCGGCTCTTCAGTCACCGACATTGAGATGGGCCTTCGCGCGACGCTGAGCCAGGAACTTGTCGAGCAAATTCGGTATAGGACGCGGGAGGGCATGAAGACCGCGGTCCGCCGAGGCAAGGCAACGACATGTCTTGCCTATGGGTACCGGATCAAACTCGAATATGATGCGCACGGAGAGCGCATTCCGGGTCTTCGCGAAGTCGACCCTGTACAAGCCGAGGTCGTACAGGAGATTTTCAGTTTATATGCCGACGGCGTATCTCCGAGTGCTATCGCAGTCGAACTGAACCGTAGAGGCATTCCGGGCCCGCGCGCGGCTGCGTGGCGTGACACCGCGATCCGTGGCCATGTGGACCGCGGGACCGGCATCCTGAACAATGAGCTCTACCTCGGCAGGGCTATATGGAACCGCCGCGAGTATCGTAAGAATCCGGACACGGAACGCAGGATCGCTCGCCATAACGATAGCCACGATTGGGTCGTAGACGAACGCCCGGAACTGCGCATTATCCCCGACGATCTTTGGTCCGCCGTCAAGCGGCGGCAGTTAGGCGTCCGCGGCGAGTTTGAACGGACACTCTCTAATCCCCTAAACCGCACTCACCGTCCGAGTTATCTCCTGAGTGGACTGCTCGAATGTGCCGAGTGCGGCGGACCTTATGCCGTCATGGCTACAGGTCGGTATGGCTGTACCAACCATAAAAAGAAGATCCCCCTGGATGTTCTTGGCGGAGCCTGTTGCAGCAATCACAAGACGATCCTCCGCAGGGAACTCGAGGACCGTATCCTCACATCCATCCCTGCCGCTTTAGTACACATGGACGTGTTTCGCCGGACCGTGGACAAGGTCCTGCAAAGTGAACTCGCGGAGCAGAAGACTGCAGCCCATCAAACCCAGGACATCGCCGCCGCTCTCGAGCGCAACAGGCGCGAGCAAGAAGGCATCGTCGCCCAGATGTCTCAACGAGCGGCTGAAGGCCGACGGCCCAACGCTGCCTTGGAC
This DNA window, taken from Peteryoungia algae, encodes the following:
- a CDS encoding AAA family ATPase, with protein sequence MTADRLDRYLLGRLNRRSRRIAYRAAVAADILRAHQRAIGMHTVTIYAPGARAVPLTGAITADRRTLLRVLSSDALLPVLLPVTVRRHDIDLIIEDIVGDIDASVTGAETEATPAEAVERSQLRDDRGDHGQYLKQLASLLRAVAHPPAITETVIVLSIVEAVRRSHLTAAQVLQILSRPAAVVLLRVPTRGFEQALGLMIEHGVIGPAMRLRDGGGGYSLSRRVHSGQESHDQTTLITFRNGEVINQSSENRRQLLAKALSTGRPVLVAAEDEEVWPDRVTSSADLILDAPKIDWQLLSHAIEITTGHSRVAVEEAARDYTIDMCSLGLDDLALAIKPGRTISNVLSRLESFAQEHADVQRDDEGAGSAKQTAASGERSRTSSSSERSRRADKTLSMDIIQPAQRPTKAKGERVDEPYLCIEQLAGYGDARQWAIDLKTDLSIWRAKKLAWADMSTKLLLSGPPGTGKTTYARALCNSLAIPLIATSVGHWLEPGYLGDVLKRMTAVFDAAREHAPVILFVDEIDGIGRRDSGSGRSYDDYWIAVINRMLELLDGAVRSEGIIVVGATNRPGVIDPAIRRSGRLERHIEIPPPDMTALEGIFRHHLGADLDGVLASAHKAGSKRSNQSQGVAYATR
- a CDS encoding ATP-dependent Zn protease, with amino-acid sequence MTGADIARLIRDARGIARRAKRKLRYSDVLEVLDRQIGSVPPDVRWRISVHEAGHAVAFATLGIAEVQSVTTGRGDGGATSVRWPEVMPQTEHGVMQVITCYLAGRAAESLIFNETLIGHGGSDGSDLEIATTNAVRLETVLGCSGDLPLVYMPSERPQHDLRYDRGLAVRVNKRLEEALGTAMSIVTRHQDALLRLARELDHRRYLDGAAVRDILGRDEGRSV
- a CDS encoding recombinase family protein: MTAKNAKTAIIYARYSTDRQTDVSIETQVELCQNFIADRGWQLLDTYSDRAISGSNYLTRPGIQRVLNRIKSSKVDVVLCVTVDRVSRDAEHGNGFLKRLRYNSTELWTVHGGSSVTDIEMGLRATLSQELVEQIRYRTREGMKTAVRRGKATTCLAYGYRIKLEYDAHGERIPGLREVDPVQAEVVQEIFSLYADGVSPSAIAVELNRRGIPGPRAAAWRDTAIRGHVDRGTGILNNELYLGRAIWNRREYRKNPDTERRIARHNDSHDWVVDERPELRIIPDDLWSAVKRRQLGVRGEFERTLSNPLNRTHRPSYLLSGLLECAECGGPYAVMATGRYGCTNHKKKIPLDVLGGACCSNHKTILRRELEDRILTSIPAALVHMDVFRRTVDKVLQSELAEQKTAAHQTQDIAAALERNRREQEGIVAQMSQRAAEGRRPNAALDDRLDRLDDEREALERQLASAPSMDKPVSDAERLAALRDEINEDTVRTVIHAMLYMMRDHADPQTKQPLIGIIRQLIQKVVIASTPGRQPPALEVHGRIASILAAMETAQVMEARFKAMVDQDVLARQLSGALDTEDKKQKLLAGYAEELSRKRLEWQQIQVSVVAGAGFEPAAFRL